A single genomic interval of Aedes aegypti strain LVP_AGWG chromosome 1, AaegL5.0 Primary Assembly, whole genome shotgun sequence harbors:
- the LOC23687829 gene encoding LOW QUALITY PROTEIN: phenylalanine--tRNA ligase alpha subunit (The sequence of the model RefSeq protein was modified relative to this genomic sequence to represent the inferred CDS: inserted 2 bases in 1 codon; deleted 1 base in 1 codon): MKEFSEGQGILESPEKHDDVDTLDLVPVLGEDHQKIVGGVKSIESTAADMIKTTQATRKTWELTEEGKQILANGSHEAVLLNAVPEAGIPQAELMKTSPNAKVGFSKAMSNGWIWMDKSGGAPMIKKKVVKIEDVVKGHVKAVAEGRDKDIPDNIKNEYKKRQFFTEPVTKSFVLSKGPEFSTSLMKLETDLTVEMLASGIWKDLKFKPYNFDALGVPPERGQLHPLMKVRSEFRSIFLEMGFSEMPTNNFVESNFWNFDALYVPQQHPARDQQATFFVSHPKLSNKEAXKNVLRTHTTRVSARMLYKVARQEGGFKPVKYFSIDKVFRNKTLDATNLAEFYQVEGVVADNGLTLGDLIGTFNAFFNKLGITKLQYKPTINRCTEPSMEIFCFHPGLQRWIEVGNSGVFHAEMLRSLGVPEGVNVIAWGLSLERPTMIKYGINNIRDLIGPKVDLKMVQDGPICRMNRRNVRCF, translated from the exons ATGAAGGAGTTCTCCGAAGGTCAAGGAATTTTAGAATCTCCGGAGAAA CACGACGATGTGGACACGCTAGATTTGGTGCCGGTATTGGGAGAGGACCACCAGAAGATTGTCGGCGGTGTGAAGAGTATCGAATCGACTGCGGCAGACATGATCAAGACTACGCAAGCCACCCGGAAAACCTGGGAACTGACCGAAGAGGGCAAGCAAATATTGGCCAATGGAAGTCACGAGGCTGTGCTGTTGAACGCCGTTCCGGAAGCGGGAATCCCACAGGCAGAACTGATGAAAACTTCGCCTAACGCTAAGGTGGGATTCAGCAAGGCCATGTCCAAcggttggatttggatggacAAGTCCGGGGGAGCCCCAATGATCAAGAAAAAGGTGGTAAAGATTGAAGATGTTGTTAAGGGGCATGTCAAAGCTGTGGCGGAAGGTAGGGATAAGGATATTCCGGATAACATCAAGAATGAGTACAAGAAGCGG CAATTTTTTACCGAGCCTGTCACCAAGAGCTTTGTACTTTCGAAAGGCCCGGAATTCTCGACTAGTTTGATGAAGCTGGAAACCGATTTAACGGTGGAGATGTTGGCCAGCGGTATTTGGAAGGATCTCAAGTTCAAGCCGTACAATTTCGATGCCCTGGGCGTGCCTCCGGAGCGTGGACAACTGCATCCCCTGATGAAGGTTCGTTCCGAATTCCGATCGATTTTCCTGGAGATGGGATTCTCCGAAATGCCaacgaacaactttgtggaGTCGAACTTCTGGAACTTTGATGCCTTGTATGTGCCTCAACAACATCCGGCCCGCGATCAACAGGCTACTTTCTTCGTTTCGCATCCCAAACTGAGCAATAAGGAGGC GAAAAACGTTCTCCGAACGCATACGACCCGAGTCAGTGCTCGCATGCTGTACAAAGTGGCCCGTCAGGAGGGTGGTTTCAAACCAGTCAAATACTTCAGCATCGATAAGGTTTTCCGAAACAAAACTTTGGATGCAACGAATTTGGCGGAGTTCTATCAGGTGGAAGGTGTAGTTGCGGATAACGGACTGACGCTGGGCGATCTTATCGGAACGTTCAATGCTTTCTTCAACAAGCTTGGCATCACGAAGCTGCAGTATAAACCGACGATCAATCGGTGTACGGAACCgtcgatggaaattttctgCTTCCATCCGGGTCTGCAGCGGTGGATCGAGGTAGGAAACTCCGGTGTCTTCCATGCGGAAATGTTACGTTCGCTGGGCGTCCCGGAGGGCGTCAACGTCATCGCCTGGGGTCTATCGCTGGAGCGGCCAACGATGATCAAGTATGGCATCAACAACATTCGGGATTTGATTGGACCCAAGGTCGACCTGAAGATGGTGCAGGATGGACCGATCTGCCGGATGAACCGCAGAAATGTGagatgtttttga